The following coding sequences lie in one Apium graveolens cultivar Ventura chromosome 3, ASM990537v1, whole genome shotgun sequence genomic window:
- the LOC141714622 gene encoding uncharacterized protein LOC141714622 has translation MRAPRTQRDVQKLVASVAALRRFVSKLAERCLPFFDLLKGASNKKEVNWSPECQKAFKEIKSYLSQPPVLTKAEPGEPLYLYLSAGAQAVGAALIREDNGRQQPVYYVSQVLKDAETKYPRLEKFAFSLVNFKKARALLPRKRNKSAISFGFPATNNQAEYEALIAGLKLSRTLRVQDLKIYSDSQIVVKQTNGEDITKDPILAKYQALVQSYLALIPNHQVLQICREENEEADILSKLVRNSSDLDCSVYFEELHKPSIESREVLEIESNQNWMTPFINYLEKGELPEDKEKAQRLKAKAAKFFLEEGLLYRRTFSSPILKCVGPEEAKYSLAEVHEGICGYHINVSRISPVLPSSVLSPIPFAVWGIDIMGPFPRAKGDLRTSPRTSTGETPFKLAYGTEAILPIEVGSPSHRAINFEEEANKEGLRTNMELIDEVWDQAVERMEKYKEKTREHFSKKSRVKNFQVGDLILRDIETSDPTNTGKLMPKWEGPYKVKEVLRPGTYKLLNMDGSEVPNTWHGLRLRKFYQ, from the exons ATGAGGGCTCCTAGAACCCAAagagatgtgcagaagctagtaGCGTCCGTAGCAGCACTCAGGAGATTTGTCTCAAAGCTAGCAGAAAGGTGCTTACCAttttttgatttactcaaaggagcAAGCAACAAGAAAGAGGTGAACTGGAGTCCGGAGTGCCAAAAGGCATTTAAGGAAATCAAGTCCTACCTCTctcagccaccagtcctaactaaagctGAGCCAGGAGAACCTCTTTACTTATACTTGTCAGCAGGAGCGCAAGCAGTAGGAGCCGCCCTAATCAGGGAAGATAATGGAAGACAGCAGCCAGTCTACTACGTAAGCCAAGTCCTTAAAGATGCGGAAACTAAATACCCAAGACTGGAGAAGTTTGCCTTCTCCTTAGTCAACTTCAAGAAAGCTCGGGCACTACTTCCAAGGAAGAGAAATAAGAGTG CTATATCTTTCGGCTTCCCTGCAACAAACAATCAGGCGGAATATGAGGCGTTGATTGCAGGACTAAAGCTCTCTAGGACCCTGAGGGTCCAGGACTTAAAAATATACAGCGATtcccagatagtggtcaagcaaacaaacGGAGAAGATATAACAAAAGACCCTATTCTAGCGAAGTACCAAGCACTAGTTCAAAGTTACTTAGCCTTAATACCAAACCATCAAGTCCTTCAGATATGtcgagaagaaaatgaagaagcggaTATTCTATCCAAATTAGTCCGGAACTCATCAGATCTGGACTGCTCAGTTTACTTCGAAGAACTCCACAAACCATCTATCGAATCCAGAGAGGTCTTGGAGATCGAGAGCAACCAGAACTGGATGACTCCCTTCATCAACTATTTGGAGAAGGGGGAGCTCCCGGAGGACAAAGAAAAAGCCCAAAGATTAAAAGCAAAAGCAGccaagttcttcctcgaagaaGGACTACTCTACCGCAGGACTTTCTCATCTCCTATCCTAAAATGTGTGGGCCCAGAAGAAGCAAAATACTCTTTGGCAGAAGTACATGAAGGGATATGCGGATATCACAT CAATGTGTCCCGGATCAGCCCAGTCCTACCATCCTCAGTCCtgtcacctatcccctttgctgTCTGGGGTATTGACATCATGGGACCCTTTCCCCGGGCCAAAGGAGATCTCAG gacaagcccCAGGACGAGCACCggagaaactccattcaaactagcTTATGGCACCGAAGCAATACTTCCTATTGAAGTGGGATCTCCTTCTcacagagcaataaactttgaGGAAGAAGCAAATAAAGAAGGACTCAGAACAAACATGGAGCTAATTGATGAGGTTTGGGACCAAGCTGTAGAAAGGATGGAAAAATATAAGGAGAAAACAAGAGAGCACTTCAGTAAGAAGTCcagagtcaaaaacttccaagttggagacttAATCCTTCGAGACATAGAAACATCAGATCCCACAAACACTGGAAAgctaatgcccaaatgggaaggaccatacaaggtcaaagaAGTCCTGAGGCCAGGAACCTACAAACTCTTGAACATGGATGGCTCAGAAGTCCCAAACACCTGGCATGGACTgaggctaagaaaattctaccagtag